The Nocardia higoensis region TGTCGCGACCTGGAGTCGATCCGCGGCGCGGCGGGCACCGAATTCGACGGCTACGGCATCGGCGGCGCGATCGAGAAGCACAATCTCGGCGCCATCGTCGGCTGGTGCTCCGCGGAACTGCCCGAGCACAAGCCGCGGCACATGCTCGGCATCAGTGAACCAGAGGATCTGTTCGCCGCCATCGAGAACGGCGCGGACACCTTCGACTGCGTGAATCCCTCCCGGGTGGCCCGCAATGCGGCGATCTACCGCGAGGACGGCCGATTCAACATCAACACCAGTCGATTCCGCCGCGACTTCACCCCCATCGACGAGGACTGCGACTGCTACACCTGCGCGCACTACACCCGCGCGTACATCCACCACCTGTTCAAGGCCAAGGAGATGCTGGCCTCGACGCTGTGCACGATCCACAACGAGCGGTTCACCATCCGGATGGTCGACCGGATCCGGGACAGCATCGACGGCGGATACTTCGACGAATTCAAAGACGAGGCGATGGCCAGGTGGCGGGGCGGGCGGTGACCCGCCCCGCCGGAATCGGCCGCTCGACCGGGCAGCGGAATCGGCCGAGCACGGTACTCAGCTGTGCAGGGGATCGGCGGTGACCGGCGCGTAGCTCGGCTCCCGTTTCTTCAATACCGCGATCACGCGATAGGTGATCGGCATGACCATGATCTCGCACAACGTCTTCCACAGGAAGCCGACGATCACGAAGTTCACGAACTGCGCGGTCGTCTCGATGCCGATGGCCCCCGCCGCGATCGAGCAGAAGATCAGGGTGTCGGCGAACTCGCCGACCACGGTCGAACCGAGCAGTCGCGCCCACAGATGGCGTTCCTTGGTGCGCTCCTTGATCAGCACCAGCACAGCGGAATTGAGCAGCTGCCCCACGAAATAGCCGGCCAGACCGGCCAGCACCAGTCGCGGCACCGGCGCGATGACGCTACGCAGCGCCTCCTGATTCTCGTAGAACCCCGCGGCGGGCAGATTCAGTACCACGGCGAAGCACAGCACGGTCAGCACCAGCGCGGCGAACCCGCAGTAGATGGCGCGGCGGGTGGCGCGGAAGCCGTAGACCTCGCTGAGCACGTCGCCGAGGATGTAGGCGAGCGGGAAGAGGAA contains the following coding sequences:
- a CDS encoding queuosine precursor transporter, with the translated sequence MVCVSHSEQSVKPEGSGHPAPVHAAYAQVARGYYPQIVALFTATLIISNICATKGVEFFGDRSVTLGPLQILPIVTDGAFFLFPLAYILGDVLSEVYGFRATRRAIYCGFAALVLTVLCFAVVLNLPAAGFYENQEALRSVIAPVPRLVLAGLAGYFVGQLLNSAVLVLIKERTKERHLWARLLGSTVVGEFADTLIFCSIAAGAIGIETTAQFVNFVIVGFLWKTLCEIMVMPITYRVIAVLKKREPSYAPVTADPLHS